A single window of Jiangella alkaliphila DNA harbors:
- a CDS encoding sensor histidine kinase — MSDDAPRPRVTWRQIGRDLGYLLPGMPIAVASFTLMIVGFSVGVGLIVLAFVGLFILMAMLLTARGFARAERARVGWMERREVGPVYYQPRRESGLSRVLEVMRDRQSWRDWLFNVLILPVRVFTWSVTMVWLGLTIGLSPLIVLSWVIAGGGGFRGLPLALAHILRGIAVLESSLAWGLLTNETAALRARTEELSRSRQSVVAAEAEMLRRVERDIHDGPQQRLVRLTMDLESAQRRFDDDPQAARPLVEEAVLQTKEALAELRAVSRGIAPPILTDRGLPAALAAATARCPVPTTLDVDLLDGERLPPAIENAAYFVVTESLTNVAKHADASACAVSVIRSGDALHVQIIDDGRGGAHVGKGHGLAGLADRLAGVDGRLDVASPPGAGTTVAAELPLPPAE; from the coding sequence ATGAGCGACGACGCACCTCGGCCCCGGGTGACCTGGCGGCAGATCGGCCGAGACCTCGGCTATCTGCTGCCGGGCATGCCCATCGCCGTCGCCTCCTTCACCCTGATGATCGTCGGCTTCTCCGTCGGCGTCGGCCTGATCGTGCTGGCCTTCGTCGGGCTGTTCATCCTGATGGCGATGCTGCTGACGGCCCGCGGGTTCGCCCGGGCCGAACGGGCACGCGTCGGCTGGATGGAGCGGCGCGAGGTCGGGCCGGTGTACTACCAGCCGCGCCGTGAAAGCGGTCTGTCCCGGGTGCTGGAGGTCATGCGCGACCGCCAGTCGTGGCGGGACTGGCTGTTCAACGTGCTCATCCTGCCGGTCCGGGTGTTCACCTGGTCGGTCACGATGGTCTGGCTGGGCCTGACCATCGGGCTGTCGCCGCTGATCGTGCTGTCCTGGGTCATCGCCGGTGGCGGCGGGTTCCGCGGGCTGCCGCTGGCGTTGGCACACATCCTGCGCGGCATCGCGGTGCTGGAGTCGTCGCTGGCCTGGGGGCTGCTGACGAACGAGACGGCCGCGCTGCGGGCCCGCACCGAGGAGCTCAGCCGCAGCCGTCAGTCCGTCGTCGCCGCCGAGGCCGAGATGCTGCGCCGGGTCGAGCGCGACATCCACGACGGACCGCAGCAGCGCCTCGTCCGCCTCACCATGGACCTCGAGTCCGCCCAGCGCCGCTTCGACGACGACCCGCAGGCCGCGCGTCCCCTCGTCGAAGAGGCCGTGCTGCAGACCAAGGAGGCGCTGGCCGAGCTGCGCGCCGTCTCGCGCGGCATCGCCCCGCCCATCCTCACCGACCGTGGGTTGCCCGCCGCGTTGGCCGCCGCGACCGCTCGCTGCCCGGTGCCGACCACTCTCGACGTCGACCTTCTCGACGGGGAGCGGCTGCCGCCCGCGATCGAGAACGCCGCCTACTTCGTGGTCACCGAGTCGCTGACGAACGTCGCCAAGCACGCCGACGCCTCCGCCTGCGCCGTGTCCGTCATCCGCTCCGGCGACGCCCTCCACGTCCAGATCATCGACGACGGCCGCGGCGGCGCCCACGTGGGCAAGGGCCATGGCCTCGCCGGCCTCGCCGACCGCCTGGCCGGTGTCGACGGCCGCCTCGACGTCGCCAGCCCACCCGGTGCCGGCACCACCGTCGCCGCCGAGCTCCCGCTCCCGCCCGCGGAGTGA
- a CDS encoding lysylphosphatidylglycerol synthase domain-containing protein: protein MAIEERTTTQARRRAMFGSTRRVVGLLAVLAILVVVGLVILPSVLPNLISAMRSNPWVPLLVAVFWILATTASIAGKRAIAAGYLTWSGAATAHIGGTVANRVVPAGVGAAGVFGAALCRGGASHTAAAGVIALWAVAGALAHGSGLLLGVAWLREGWSGLLTVVVVATLVVVVVRLLVRRLAARRAARAVPDPVPVTVLPAEQTKLQRVRATARDVVASVRARPILALAALGAQLTAAACLATGFALAAAGFGVEISIGVGMAAYLAGTALSAATPTPAGIGSAETALIGALMLAGAGLGEALPVVFLFRAVILVAPVVAAAVMAAAWLFVRLLAAARARRRTARMPHVPHPLLPAVVLAIEPAPAPDAAAP, encoded by the coding sequence GTGGCGATCGAGGAACGGACCACCACACAGGCCCGGCGGCGTGCGATGTTCGGCAGCACTCGCCGGGTTGTCGGTCTCTTGGCCGTGCTCGCGATCCTGGTGGTCGTGGGCCTCGTCATCCTGCCCTCGGTACTTCCCAACCTCATCTCGGCGATGCGCAGCAACCCGTGGGTGCCGCTGCTGGTCGCGGTCTTCTGGATCCTCGCGACGACGGCGTCCATCGCCGGCAAGCGGGCCATCGCGGCCGGCTACCTGACGTGGTCCGGCGCGGCGACGGCGCACATCGGCGGCACGGTGGCCAACCGGGTCGTCCCGGCCGGCGTCGGTGCCGCCGGGGTGTTCGGCGCGGCCCTGTGCCGCGGCGGCGCCTCGCACACGGCGGCCGCGGGCGTCATCGCGCTGTGGGCGGTGGCGGGCGCGCTGGCGCACGGCTCCGGGCTGCTGCTCGGCGTCGCCTGGCTGCGCGAGGGCTGGAGCGGGCTGCTCACCGTCGTCGTGGTGGCGACGCTGGTGGTGGTCGTGGTGCGGCTGCTGGTCCGCCGGCTGGCCGCTCGGCGCGCCGCCCGCGCGGTGCCCGACCCGGTGCCGGTGACGGTGCTGCCGGCCGAGCAGACCAAGCTGCAGCGGGTGCGGGCGACGGCACGCGACGTCGTGGCATCGGTGCGGGCCCGGCCGATCCTGGCGCTCGCCGCGCTGGGCGCCCAGCTGACCGCCGCGGCCTGCCTGGCGACCGGCTTCGCGCTGGCCGCGGCCGGCTTCGGCGTCGAGATCAGCATCGGCGTCGGCATGGCCGCGTACCTCGCCGGCACCGCGCTGTCCGCCGCCACCCCGACCCCGGCCGGCATAGGCTCGGCCGAGACCGCGCTGATCGGCGCCCTCATGCTGGCTGGCGCCGGCCTCGGTGAGGCGCTGCCGGTGGTGTTCCTCTTCCGCGCCGTCATCCTGGTCGCCCCGGTCGTGGCGGCGGCCGTCATGGCGGCGGCGTGGCTGTTCGTCCGGCTGCTGGCCGCGGCTCGCGCCCGCCGGCGCACCGCACGCATGCCGCACGTCCCGCACCCCCTGCTGCCCGCCGTCGTCCTGGCCATCGAGCCGGCCCCGGCCCCCGACGCCGCCGCCCCCTGA
- a CDS encoding sortase → MTTLMPPGTTDRTEPADPGPVHGGAPEPERVPPVAAPPPPSVPGDPPGDGEGGGRGGVPPSGQATPRPGQRKRTRVPSAAAYVPAVALQILAIVALGFIVHVVLLSQIQHDRDQQTAYADFRADLANAVAPVGQLAPPELPEVGPPGEETQEEAPDRLMALGTPVALLEIPALGVSEVVFEGTTSDVMRSGPGHRRDTVLPGQQGTSVVMGRRTTYGGPFSRINTLSAGDQITAVTGQGEHVYRVIGVRREGDPLPQPAAEGEGRLTLVTSDGRPLLPSGVLRVDAELVSDAHPAPPRSLTTPSLPLSEQTMATDEDAWYPLVLLGQGLLLAVAGTVWARNRLGHWQAWVVGIPVIAAFGLTTADQVARLLPNLL, encoded by the coding sequence ATGACGACGCTGATGCCGCCAGGCACCACGGACAGGACCGAGCCGGCCGATCCCGGCCCGGTCCATGGTGGCGCGCCGGAGCCCGAGCGCGTGCCGCCGGTCGCCGCGCCGCCGCCTCCCTCCGTTCCCGGTGACCCGCCCGGGGACGGAGAGGGCGGTGGGCGCGGCGGCGTGCCACCGTCCGGCCAGGCCACCCCACGGCCCGGGCAGCGCAAGCGCACCCGCGTTCCGTCGGCCGCCGCGTACGTCCCGGCCGTGGCGTTGCAGATCCTCGCGATCGTGGCGCTGGGCTTCATCGTGCACGTCGTGCTGTTGTCGCAGATCCAGCACGACCGCGACCAGCAGACCGCGTACGCCGACTTCCGCGCGGACCTCGCCAACGCCGTCGCGCCGGTCGGGCAGCTCGCGCCGCCGGAGCTGCCCGAGGTCGGTCCGCCAGGCGAGGAGACCCAGGAGGAGGCACCCGACCGGCTGATGGCGTTGGGCACCCCGGTCGCTCTGCTGGAGATCCCGGCGCTCGGCGTGAGCGAGGTGGTGTTCGAGGGCACGACGTCCGACGTCATGCGGTCCGGGCCGGGGCACCGGCGCGACACCGTGCTGCCCGGTCAGCAGGGCACCAGCGTGGTCATGGGCCGCCGGACCACCTACGGCGGGCCCTTCAGCCGCATCAACACGTTGAGCGCCGGCGACCAGATCACCGCCGTCACGGGACAGGGCGAACACGTCTACCGCGTCATCGGGGTGCGCCGCGAGGGTGACCCGCTGCCGCAGCCGGCGGCGGAGGGAGAGGGCCGGCTGACCCTGGTCACGTCCGACGGGCGGCCCCTGCTGCCGTCGGGCGTGCTGCGGGTCGACGCCGAGCTGGTGTCGGACGCGCACCCGGCGCCGCCGCGATCGCTGACCACGCCCAGCCTGCCGCTCAGCGAGCAGACCATGGCCACCGACGAAGACGCGTGGTACCCGCTGGTGCTGCTCGGCCAGGGACTGCTGCTGGCGGTCGCCGGCACCGTCTGGGCCCGCAACCGTCTCGGCCACTGGCAGGCCTGGGTGGTCGGCATCCCCGTCATCGCCGCGTTCGGGTTGACGACCGCCGACCAGGTCGCCCGGCTGCTACCGAATCTGCTCTAG
- the pknB gene encoding Stk1 family PASTA domain-containing Ser/Thr kinase — protein sequence MTTHDLAIPPLVPPGTVLGGRFEVGEILGTGGSATVFAGRDTRLGRPVAVKVLRPDLAADASAQAAFQVEATAAAMLSHPGIVTVHDVGSDEVEGPAGRSLICWIAMERIRGRTVRTLLSSGAMPPLDPVDALELTAHVLGALEHAHLRGVVHRDISPGNVMITDDGAVKVLDFGIAAVGEQSGESEVVHGSVSYVSPEQAQGLRVDRRSDLYAVGCLLFALVTGGPPYVADEVRDVALMHVTAVVPLASSRLPGVPAVLDALLVRTLAKRPGDRPATAGELRAEVLRVAGELRAAGPDHSTTQVIPRVSTTTTFAPVRRPAGPASVPVPMARELAERRRQEPARIVQAQPMVAPRPPEPPERRSVLWPVTLLVMTLAGLVALLLWLFAGPEQPAAASVTVPDVAGQTAEAAQQALDTAGLRDGSVRTEPHDTVAAGLVVRTDPAAGESVPEESTVLIVVSGGPQARPSVAVPQLDGATLAEARGLLDGAGLALGELRREDSARPADTVLASDPAAGAALEPGAVVTLTLASGNQVVPDVTGLGIGDARARVQDAGFTVEESPSEAAGQAPGTVLGVQPVAGTSLRLGSTVTLVVAVGPPPTEEPDPSPTASETPTPTDTPSPTPTGPSIGPPTDTPTDPTGGEQP from the coding sequence ATGACCACCCACGACCTCGCCATCCCGCCGCTGGTCCCGCCGGGCACCGTGCTCGGCGGCCGGTTCGAGGTGGGCGAGATCCTGGGCACGGGCGGATCGGCGACGGTGTTCGCCGGCCGCGACACCCGGCTGGGCCGGCCGGTCGCCGTCAAGGTGTTGCGGCCCGACCTCGCCGCCGACGCCTCGGCGCAGGCGGCGTTCCAGGTCGAGGCGACCGCGGCGGCCATGCTGAGCCACCCGGGCATCGTGACGGTGCACGACGTTGGGTCGGACGAGGTAGAAGGCCCGGCCGGGCGGTCCTTGATCTGTTGGATCGCGATGGAGCGGATCCGCGGCCGGACCGTCCGCACGTTGCTGAGCAGTGGCGCGATGCCGCCGCTGGATCCCGTCGACGCGCTGGAGCTGACGGCGCACGTGCTGGGCGCGCTCGAGCACGCCCACCTGCGCGGCGTCGTGCACCGCGACATCAGCCCGGGCAACGTCATGATCACCGACGACGGCGCGGTCAAGGTGCTCGACTTCGGCATCGCGGCGGTCGGCGAGCAGAGCGGCGAGTCCGAGGTCGTCCACGGCAGCGTCTCCTACGTGTCGCCGGAGCAGGCGCAGGGCCTGCGGGTCGACCGCCGCAGCGACCTGTACGCCGTCGGCTGCCTGCTGTTCGCGCTGGTCACCGGCGGTCCGCCGTACGTCGCCGACGAGGTGCGCGACGTCGCGCTGATGCACGTGACCGCGGTGGTGCCGCTGGCGTCGTCGCGGCTGCCGGGGGTGCCGGCGGTGCTGGACGCGCTGCTGGTGCGGACGCTGGCCAAGCGGCCGGGGGACCGCCCGGCGACGGCGGGCGAGCTGCGCGCCGAGGTGCTCCGGGTGGCCGGCGAGCTGCGGGCCGCCGGGCCGGACCACAGCACCACCCAGGTGATCCCGCGGGTCTCGACGACGACGACGTTCGCGCCGGTGCGGCGCCCGGCCGGCCCGGCGTCGGTGCCGGTCCCGATGGCCCGCGAGCTGGCCGAGCGGCGGCGGCAGGAGCCGGCCCGCATCGTCCAGGCGCAACCGATGGTCGCGCCGCGCCCGCCGGAGCCGCCGGAGCGGCGGTCCGTGCTCTGGCCCGTCACGCTGCTGGTGATGACGCTGGCCGGGCTGGTCGCGCTGCTGCTCTGGCTGTTCGCCGGGCCGGAGCAACCCGCGGCCGCCTCCGTCACCGTCCCCGACGTCGCCGGCCAGACCGCCGAGGCCGCCCAGCAGGCACTGGACACCGCCGGCCTGCGCGACGGCAGCGTCCGGACCGAGCCGCACGACACCGTCGCGGCCGGGCTGGTCGTGCGGACCGACCCGGCGGCGGGCGAGTCGGTGCCCGAGGAGTCCACGGTGCTGATCGTCGTGTCCGGCGGGCCGCAGGCGCGCCCGTCGGTCGCGGTGCCGCAGCTGGACGGCGCCACCCTCGCCGAGGCGCGCGGGCTGCTCGACGGGGCCGGGCTGGCGCTCGGCGAGCTGCGGCGCGAGGACTCCGCGCGGCCCGCGGACACCGTTCTGGCCAGCGACCCCGCCGCGGGGGCGGCGCTCGAGCCGGGCGCCGTCGTCACGCTGACGCTGGCCAGCGGCAACCAGGTGGTCCCCGACGTGACGGGCCTCGGCATCGGCGACGCGCGAGCCCGCGTGCAGGACGCCGGGTTCACCGTCGAGGAGTCGCCGTCCGAGGCGGCCGGCCAGGCGCCCGGGACGGTGCTCGGCGTGCAGCCGGTCGCGGGGACCAGCCTGCGGCTCGGGTCGACGGTGACGCTCGTGGTGGCGGTCGGCCCGCCGCCGACCGAGGAGCCCGACCCGTCGCCGACGGCCTCCGAGACGCCCACGCCGACGGACACGCCGTCGCCCACCCCGACCGGGCCGTCCATCGGCCCGCCCACCGACACCCCCACGGATCCCACCGGAGGTGAGCAGCCGTGA
- a CDS encoding sensor histidine kinase: MNTQITDRPRAGWRQVPRDLAYLLPGLPIAIASFTIMVTGFALGAGLFVLAFLGLIVWIAMLGTARGFAVAERARVALMEDRPVGPAYHRPASGKGLGRLFSYLRDPLAWREWGFGILILPIRCFTWSMTVAWTSAALGGTSYVLWEWALPRDNDDNETLAELIGLGDGRLADVALNTGIGVVFLVTLPYLLRAFALTESSLAWAMLTNENAALRARADELSRSRTAVVQAEADTLRRVERDIHDGPQQRLVRLTMDLESAQRRFDDDPDAARPLLEGAVTQTKEALAELRAVSRGIAPPILTDRGLPAALAAATARCPVPTTLDVGQDLAERLPSAVENAAYFVVTESLTNVAKHSQATQCAVSVIRVGDVLHVQIADNGRGGAHLGKGHGLAGLADRLAGVDGRLDVVSPPSGGTTVTAELPIQAASTAR; encoded by the coding sequence ATGAACACGCAGATCACCGACCGGCCGCGGGCCGGCTGGCGGCAGGTCCCCCGCGACCTCGCGTACCTGCTGCCCGGGCTCCCCATCGCCATCGCCTCCTTCACCATCATGGTGACCGGATTCGCCCTCGGCGCCGGGCTGTTCGTGCTGGCGTTCCTCGGGCTGATCGTGTGGATCGCCATGCTCGGCACCGCCCGCGGCTTCGCCGTCGCCGAGCGCGCCCGGGTCGCCCTCATGGAAGACCGCCCGGTCGGTCCCGCCTACCACCGGCCCGCCTCGGGCAAGGGGCTGGGCCGGCTGTTCAGCTACCTGCGCGACCCGCTGGCCTGGCGCGAGTGGGGCTTCGGCATCCTCATCCTGCCGATCCGCTGCTTCACCTGGAGCATGACGGTCGCGTGGACGTCCGCCGCGCTGGGCGGCACCTCGTACGTGCTGTGGGAGTGGGCGCTGCCGCGCGACAACGACGACAACGAGACGCTGGCCGAGCTGATCGGCCTCGGCGACGGCCGGCTGGCCGACGTCGCCCTGAACACCGGCATCGGCGTGGTCTTCCTCGTCACCCTGCCGTACCTGCTGCGCGCCTTCGCGCTCACCGAGTCGTCGCTGGCATGGGCCATGCTGACGAACGAGAACGCGGCGCTGCGGGCCCGGGCCGACGAGCTGAGCCGCAGCCGCACGGCCGTCGTGCAGGCCGAGGCCGACACGCTGCGCCGGGTCGAGCGCGACATCCACGACGGCCCGCAGCAGCGCCTCGTCCGGCTCACCATGGACCTCGAGTCCGCCCAGCGCCGCTTCGACGACGACCCCGACGCCGCCCGCCCGCTGCTCGAGGGCGCCGTCACGCAGACCAAGGAGGCGCTGGCCGAGCTGCGCGCCGTCTCCCGCGGCATCGCCCCGCCCATCCTCACCGACCGCGGCCTGCCTGCGGCCCTGGCCGCCGCGACCGCCCGGTGCCCCGTCCCGACCACGCTCGACGTCGGCCAGGACCTCGCCGAGCGGCTGCCGTCGGCCGTCGAGAACGCGGCCTACTTCGTGGTCACCGAGTCGCTGACGAACGTCGCCAAGCACTCGCAGGCGACGCAGTGCGCCGTGTCCGTCATCCGGGTCGGCGACGTGCTGCACGTCCAGATCGCCGACAACGGCCGCGGCGGGGCGCACCTGGGCAAAGGCCACGGCCTGGCCGGACTCGCCGACCGGCTGGCCGGCGTCGACGGCCGCCTCGACGTCGTCAGCCCGCCCAGCGGCGGCACCACCGTCACCGCCGAACTGCCCATCCAGGCCGCGAGCACTGCGCGATGA
- a CDS encoding TetR/AcrR family transcriptional regulator translates to MTTSRPMRADARRNHERIVTAARDAFAEHGPVAPLDDIARRAEVGPGTLYRHFAGREALIEAVYRADVERLNRRASELAAELPPLDALAAWLREEVLYVSQDRGLGAALKAAIDQDSETYALCKRLMRDAAAAVLVPAQEAGVVRVDLEPRDLLLLGHGLGVAAEAAPDSFERLLSVTIAGLGPVR, encoded by the coding sequence ATGACGACGTCCCGGCCGATGCGCGCCGACGCACGCCGCAACCACGAGCGCATCGTCACGGCCGCCCGCGACGCGTTCGCCGAGCACGGCCCCGTCGCACCGCTCGACGACATCGCCCGCCGCGCCGAGGTCGGCCCCGGCACCCTCTACCGCCACTTCGCCGGCCGCGAGGCCCTCATCGAGGCCGTCTACCGCGCCGACGTCGAACGGCTCAACCGGCGTGCCTCGGAGCTGGCAGCCGAGCTGCCGCCGCTGGACGCCCTGGCCGCCTGGCTGCGCGAGGAGGTCCTCTACGTGTCGCAGGACCGCGGCCTCGGCGCCGCGCTGAAGGCGGCGATCGACCAGGACTCGGAGACCTACGCCCTGTGCAAGCGGCTCATGCGCGACGCGGCGGCGGCCGTCCTGGTGCCGGCGCAGGAGGCGGGCGTCGTCCGGGTCGACCTGGAGCCGCGCGACCTGCTGCTCCTCGGCCACGGGCTCGGGGTCGCCGCCGAAGCCGCGCCCGACTCGTTCGAGCGGCTGTTGTCGGTGACGATCGCCGGGTTGGGTCCGGTTCGCTGA
- a CDS encoding MFS transporter: MPGSTLLAPSTAEPTTGPHRPGLVLTALLTCQLMIILDVTVMNVALPRIRDDLGFSATGLSWVMSSYTLVFGGLLLLGGRAGDLLGRRRLLIAGVTVFTVASLAGGFADSPATLVAARIAQGLGAAMAGPSTLALLATSFTDPRARMRALALFSGMASAGFAVGLIAGGLLTEWLSWRSVLFINVPVGALIVVLALLYVPEPARHPARLDLLGAATGSAGIAALVYGFIRAASDGWGDGLTAGSLVAGVVLLATFLLVEARTAEPLLPLRLFADRNRAAAFVNFLLGPMAGMSMFFFLTQYLQDVHGYGALATGVAFLPMALVLFTTTRFIAVLLPRFGPKPLALTGAVLMSTGIALLSRLDVDSAYAAGLLPSMLLMGLGMGLAIAPLNVVVMTSVPPADAGAAGGVLQTMQQAGATLGLAILVTVFGASSRDAAAAGAAPDQVLVAGMTDAFVAGALIAATAVLVALTFRSQRRADPV; encoded by the coding sequence GTGCCTGGATCCACCCTGCTCGCCCCCAGCACCGCCGAGCCCACGACCGGGCCGCACCGGCCCGGACTGGTGCTCACCGCACTGCTGACCTGCCAGTTGATGATCATCCTCGACGTCACGGTGATGAACGTGGCGCTCCCCCGCATCCGCGACGACCTCGGCTTCTCGGCCACCGGGCTGTCGTGGGTGATGAGCTCGTACACGCTGGTCTTCGGCGGCCTGCTGCTGCTCGGCGGCCGCGCCGGCGACCTGCTCGGACGGCGGCGGCTGCTGATCGCCGGCGTCACCGTGTTCACCGTCGCCTCGCTGGCCGGCGGGTTCGCGGACTCCCCGGCGACGCTGGTCGCCGCCCGCATCGCGCAGGGTCTGGGCGCGGCGATGGCCGGCCCGAGCACGCTCGCGCTGCTGGCGACGTCGTTCACCGACCCACGGGCGCGCATGCGGGCGCTCGCGCTGTTCTCCGGCATGGCCAGCGCCGGGTTCGCGGTCGGCCTGATCGCCGGCGGGCTGCTCACCGAGTGGCTGTCGTGGCGGTCGGTGCTGTTCATCAACGTGCCGGTCGGCGCGCTGATCGTCGTGCTGGCGCTGCTGTACGTGCCCGAGCCGGCCCGGCACCCGGCGCGACTGGACCTGCTCGGCGCGGCGACGGGGTCGGCCGGCATCGCGGCGCTGGTCTACGGCTTCATCCGCGCGGCCTCGGACGGCTGGGGCGACGGACTCACCGCCGGCTCGCTCGTGGCCGGCGTCGTCCTGCTGGCGACGTTCCTGCTGGTGGAGGCGCGGACGGCGGAGCCGCTGCTGCCGCTGCGGCTGTTCGCCGACCGCAACCGCGCGGCGGCGTTCGTCAACTTCCTGCTCGGCCCGATGGCCGGCATGTCGATGTTCTTCTTTCTCACCCAGTACCTGCAGGACGTGCACGGCTACGGCGCGCTGGCCACCGGCGTCGCGTTCCTGCCGATGGCGCTGGTGCTGTTCACGACGACACGCTTCATCGCCGTTCTGCTGCCCCGGTTCGGACCGAAGCCGCTGGCGCTGACCGGCGCGGTGCTGATGAGCACCGGCATCGCGCTGTTGAGCCGCTTGGACGTGGACAGCGCCTACGCCGCCGGGCTGCTGCCGTCGATGCTGCTCATGGGCCTCGGCATGGGGCTCGCGATCGCGCCGCTGAACGTCGTCGTCATGACCAGCGTCCCGCCCGCCGACGCGGGTGCGGCCGGCGGCGTGCTGCAGACGATGCAGCAGGCCGGCGCCACGCTGGGACTGGCGATCCTGGTGACGGTCTTCGGCGCGAGCTCCCGCGACGCGGCCGCGGCGGGCGCGGCGCCGGACCAGGTGCTGGTGGCCGGCATGACGGACGCGTTCGTGGCGGGCGCGCTGATCGCGGCGACGGCGGTACTGGTGGCCCTGACGTTCCGCAGCCAGCGCCGCGCGGACCCGGTGTGA
- the pstB gene encoding phosphate ABC transporter ATP-binding protein PstB has protein sequence MTAQADHTTALPAVHASRPSPSDAAQNVASLAGLDARSISAWFGTHKVLDRVSLSMRAGEVTALIGPSGCGKSTFLRILNRMHELIPSASLAGEVMLDGQDIYAPNRRLTDARRQIGMVFQKPNPFPAMSIYDNVVAGLKLTGLRTSKRSRDDLVETCLTKAGLWKEVRDRLRQPGGALSGGQQQRLCIARSLAIQPRVLLMDEPCSALDPTSTRRIEETIAELVSEVTIVIVTHNMQQAARVSDRCAFFLASHGTPGVIVEHGPTSVMFENPQDERTSDYVHGRFG, from the coding sequence ATGACCGCACAGGCCGACCACACCACCGCCCTGCCCGCCGTCCACGCGAGCCGTCCGTCGCCGAGTGATGCGGCGCAGAACGTCGCGTCGCTGGCCGGGCTGGACGCGCGGTCGATCTCGGCCTGGTTCGGCACCCACAAGGTGCTGGACCGGGTCTCGCTGTCCATGCGCGCCGGCGAGGTCACGGCGCTGATCGGGCCGTCCGGGTGCGGCAAGTCGACGTTCCTGCGGATCCTCAACCGCATGCACGAGCTGATCCCGTCGGCGTCGCTGGCGGGGGAGGTCATGCTGGACGGGCAGGACATCTACGCGCCGAACCGGCGGCTGACCGACGCGCGGCGGCAGATCGGGATGGTGTTCCAGAAGCCGAACCCGTTCCCGGCGATGTCGATCTACGACAACGTCGTGGCCGGGCTGAAGCTGACCGGGCTGCGCACGTCGAAGCGGAGCCGGGACGACCTCGTCGAGACGTGCCTGACGAAGGCCGGCTTGTGGAAGGAGGTCCGCGACCGCCTCCGCCAGCCCGGCGGCGCGCTCTCCGGCGGCCAGCAGCAGCGTCTGTGCATCGCCCGGTCGCTGGCCATCCAGCCGCGGGTGCTGCTGATGGACGAGCCGTGCTCGGCGCTGGACCCGACGTCGACGCGGCGGATCGAGGAGACGATCGCGGAGCTGGTGTCCGAGGTGACGATCGTCATCGTCACGCACAACATGCAGCAGGCGGCTCGCGTGTCCGACCGGTGCGCGTTCTTCCTCGCCTCGCACGGCACGCCGGGCGTCATCGTCGAGCACGGGCCGACGTCGGTGATGTTCGAGAACCCGCAGGACGAGCGGACCAGCGACTACGTGCACGGGCGGTTCGGGTGA
- a CDS encoding lytic transglycosylase domain-containing protein, whose translation MTGPGRGTTILSALAIVAVAGLVLTVSRTVPDGAERPLVVAPAVTDGVVGEPPADGTQAEAVAADNASVLGVSPEWALDVGGRTGIPARALVSYAAAALRLADEQPECRLGWPTLAGVGAVESHHGTFGGTHVREDGRTADPIIGIPLDGGEGVAAIGDTDGGELDGDTEWDRAVGPMQFIPSTWSRWGADGNGDGVSDVHNLDDVALAAGRYLCADGGDLSDGADWQHAVLTYNRSTEYAAKVLETANGYARASWS comes from the coding sequence GTGACCGGCCCGGGGCGCGGTACGACGATCCTCTCGGCGCTGGCGATCGTCGCCGTCGCCGGGCTGGTCCTCACCGTGTCCCGGACCGTGCCCGACGGCGCCGAGCGGCCGCTGGTCGTCGCCCCGGCGGTGACGGACGGCGTCGTCGGCGAGCCGCCGGCGGACGGCACGCAGGCGGAGGCCGTGGCGGCTGACAACGCGTCGGTCCTGGGCGTCTCGCCGGAGTGGGCGCTCGACGTCGGCGGGCGGACGGGCATCCCGGCCCGCGCGTTGGTCTCGTACGCCGCGGCCGCGCTGCGGCTGGCCGACGAGCAGCCGGAGTGCCGGCTGGGCTGGCCGACGCTGGCCGGCGTCGGCGCCGTCGAGTCGCACCACGGCACGTTCGGCGGCACCCACGTCCGGGAGGACGGCCGCACCGCCGACCCGATCATCGGCATCCCGCTCGACGGCGGCGAGGGGGTCGCGGCCATCGGCGACACCGACGGCGGCGAGCTGGACGGCGACACCGAGTGGGACCGCGCCGTCGGCCCCATGCAGTTCATCCCGTCGACGTGGAGCCGGTGGGGCGCCGACGGGAACGGCGACGGCGTCAGCGACGTCCACAACCTCGACGACGTCGCGCTGGCGGCCGGGCGCTACCTGTGCGCCGACGGCGGCGACCTCAGCGACGGCGCCGACTGGCAGCACGCCGTCCTCACCTACAACCGATCGACGGAGTACGCCGCGAAGGTGCTCGAGACCGCCAACGGCTACGCCCGCGCCAGCTGGAGCTGA